A genome region from Nocardia sp. NBC_00565 includes the following:
- a CDS encoding TetR/AcrR family transcriptional regulator — MPSKVDTSKGSARERLLAAADDLFYREGVQSVGIDRIVREAGVAKASLYNLFGSKEELVQAYLDARHADTREQVERALTRFRTPRERLLGVFDAQGQLFTEPDFNGCAHIAASAEAQPGSPVECAADRYRQWVRTLFTDLAREAGVADYEDLARQLHLLYDGAGLSARMDRDPSAATTARAAAVALLDAALQDSNQR; from the coding sequence ATGCCCAGCAAGGTCGACACCTCGAAGGGATCCGCGCGCGAACGTCTGCTGGCCGCCGCCGACGACCTTTTCTACCGCGAAGGCGTGCAGAGCGTCGGCATCGACCGCATCGTGCGCGAGGCCGGTGTTGCGAAGGCATCGCTCTACAACCTGTTCGGCAGCAAAGAGGAGCTGGTTCAGGCTTACCTGGACGCCCGCCACGCCGATACCCGCGAGCAGGTCGAGCGCGCCCTGACCCGCTTCCGGACCCCGCGTGAGCGGCTACTGGGGGTCTTCGACGCGCAAGGCCAGCTGTTCACCGAGCCCGACTTCAACGGCTGCGCGCACATCGCCGCCAGCGCGGAGGCGCAGCCCGGCAGCCCAGTCGAATGCGCCGCCGACCGGTACCGGCAGTGGGTTCGGACGTTGTTCACGGATCTGGCACGCGAGGCCGGTGTGGCCGACTACGAAGACCTGGCACGGCAGCTACACCTGCTGTACGACGGCGCTGGGCTTTCGGCGCGAATGGACCGAGACCCGTCCGCGGCAACAACCGCTCGCGCGGCAGCCGTAGCTCTGCTCGACGCGGCCCTCCAGGACAGCAACCAACGCTGA
- a CDS encoding alpha/beta fold hydrolase produces MSDYTHDIIIPTINSYILQQFLPNAELIIYPDANHGAHFQYPDRFVTHTKLFLDG; encoded by the coding sequence ATGAGCGACTACACCCACGACATCATCATCCCGACGATCAACTCCTACATCCTTCAGCAGTTCCTGCCCAACGCCGAGCTGATCATCTACCCCGACGCCAACCACGGCGCCCACTTCCAGTACCCCGACCGGTTCGTGACCCACACCAAGCTCTTCCTCGACGGCTAG
- a CDS encoding SDR family NAD(P)-dependent oxidoreductase: MEKPVILITGGLTGIGRAAAVAFAEKGAKVVVAGRRDEVGKALAEELRDLGSEAEFVNADVREEGQVRAMVDETVARFGRLDVAVNNAGTEGLPGPITDQTAQTYRDTFDTNVLGVVLSMKHQVRVMREQGSGSIINISSTYGHEGAAGASVYVGSKHAVEGITKSVALELATSGIRVNAVAPGPTDTGMLTRFTGTPESKEALVRQVPLGRLGRSEELADAIVFLASGEASFITGHVLDVDGGMTTS, from the coding sequence ATGGAAAAGCCAGTCATCTTGATCACCGGGGGACTCACCGGCATCGGCCGCGCCGCGGCGGTCGCCTTCGCAGAGAAGGGCGCGAAGGTGGTCGTCGCCGGTCGTCGCGATGAGGTCGGTAAAGCACTCGCCGAGGAGCTGCGCGACCTCGGCTCGGAGGCCGAGTTCGTCAACGCCGATGTCCGCGAGGAGGGACAGGTTCGCGCCATGGTCGATGAGACCGTCGCACGGTTCGGCCGTCTCGATGTCGCGGTGAACAACGCCGGAACCGAAGGCCTGCCCGGCCCGATCACCGACCAAACCGCGCAGACCTACCGCGACACGTTCGACACGAATGTCCTCGGTGTCGTTCTGAGCATGAAGCACCAAGTACGCGTCATGCGGGAGCAGGGCAGCGGCAGCATCATCAACATCTCCTCGACCTACGGGCACGAGGGCGCGGCCGGGGCCTCGGTCTATGTCGGCAGCAAGCACGCCGTCGAAGGCATCACCAAGTCGGTGGCGCTCGAGCTCGCCACGTCGGGGATCCGGGTGAACGCCGTAGCCCCCGGCCCCACCGACACCGGCATGCTGACCCGCTTCACCGGCACGCCGGAGAGCAAAGAGGCTCTGGTGCGGCAAGTCCCGCTGGGTCGCCTCGGCCGCTCCGAAGAGCTCGCCGACGCGATCGTGTTCCTCGCATCAGGGGAGGCCTCGTTCATCACCGGCCACGTCCTCGATGTCGACGGCGGCATGACCACCAGCTGA
- a CDS encoding SDR family NAD(P)-dependent oxidoreductase yields MTQTRIALVTGATSGIGRAAALALARDGIKVLVHGRDSDRGAAVVKEIESAGGTAEFRAADLADVHALKQLAASVGEVDVLVNNAGFSWFGPTADLDTDTFDELLAANVRSAYYLTAALAPQMAERGQGVVINLGSMAGQIGLAGGAAYSATKAALAAFTRSWAAEYSPRGVRVNTIAPGPVYTGGSSRESLTALGKTTLLSRTAEAEEIGDVIAFLASPAAGYLTGAVIPVDGGRTAI; encoded by the coding sequence ATGACCCAGACCCGCATAGCCCTGGTCACCGGCGCGACGTCCGGTATCGGCCGGGCCGCAGCGTTGGCGCTCGCCCGGGACGGAATCAAAGTTCTTGTGCACGGCCGTGACTCCGACCGTGGAGCCGCGGTGGTCAAGGAGATCGAGAGCGCCGGCGGCACCGCCGAGTTCCGCGCCGCCGACCTCGCCGACGTCCACGCCCTCAAACAGCTGGCGGCTTCGGTCGGGGAGGTAGATGTCCTGGTCAACAATGCCGGATTCTCCTGGTTCGGCCCCACCGCCGACCTGGACACCGACACCTTTGACGAGTTGCTCGCCGCCAACGTGCGTAGCGCCTACTACCTTACCGCCGCTCTCGCGCCGCAGATGGCCGAGCGCGGGCAGGGAGTAGTGATCAACCTGGGCAGCATGGCCGGGCAGATCGGCCTCGCAGGCGGCGCCGCTTACAGCGCCACCAAGGCGGCGTTGGCCGCGTTTACCCGTTCCTGGGCCGCCGAGTACAGCCCGCGCGGTGTGCGGGTCAACACCATCGCCCCCGGACCGGTCTACACCGGCGGCTCATCGAGGGAGAGTCTCACGGCCCTGGGCAAAACCACACTGCTGTCGCGCACCGCGGAGGCAGAGGAAATCGGGGACGTCATCGCGTTCCTGGCCTCACCGGCCGCCGGCTACCTCACCGGCGCCGTCATCCCCGTCGACGGCGGCCGCACAGCCATCTGA
- a CDS encoding diguanylate cyclase domain-containing protein has protein sequence MVQANLTMPAIMTPSAAVLAGLLERSRRRPDRARRFGALLGELARCYTTELLAVRARSEEAVEQRFRVVFDNAAVAIALYDSNGITIDANPTTARMVGMNREDLPGVSGLDLMHPDDREKLRKVVVGLLQRRRGTAHFEGRFCRPDGSVCWGAWTMTLVPGKGEHDMCVLAVGEDITERRAMQQKLWWQARHDPLTGLPNRRYLLEKLEAIVAAARPADHIGLCVVDLDGFKLINDRYGHSTGDRVLAEVGRRLDAAVTSPTVTLARIGGDEFVALLAPPCDDDTVGAAAVTMLATLREPVPVGPSDLQSMSASIGAVVTPVAGANAEKLLDEADVGLYRAKAAGRGTWVLHRSDNGPTIRQ, from the coding sequence ATGGTCCAGGCGAACCTGACGATGCCCGCCATAATGACCCCGTCGGCGGCGGTGCTGGCCGGATTGCTGGAGCGGTCACGGCGACGACCGGATCGGGCGCGGCGGTTCGGCGCGCTTTTGGGAGAGCTGGCCCGTTGCTACACCACCGAGCTGTTGGCCGTCCGCGCCCGCAGCGAGGAGGCTGTTGAGCAACGCTTTCGCGTGGTGTTCGATAACGCCGCGGTGGCTATCGCGCTCTACGACAGCAACGGCATCACGATCGACGCCAACCCCACAACGGCGCGGATGGTCGGGATGAACCGCGAGGACCTGCCGGGGGTGTCCGGTCTGGACTTGATGCATCCCGACGACCGCGAGAAGCTCCGTAAGGTGGTCGTTGGGTTGCTCCAGCGCAGACGCGGCACCGCGCATTTCGAAGGCCGCTTCTGTCGCCCTGACGGAAGCGTCTGCTGGGGCGCGTGGACGATGACGCTGGTGCCCGGCAAGGGCGAACATGACATGTGCGTGCTCGCCGTCGGGGAAGACATCACCGAGCGCCGGGCCATGCAGCAGAAACTGTGGTGGCAGGCCCGCCACGACCCGTTGACGGGTCTGCCCAATCGGCGCTATCTGCTCGAGAAGTTGGAGGCCATTGTCGCGGCGGCTCGTCCCGCTGATCACATCGGTTTGTGCGTCGTGGATCTCGACGGGTTCAAGCTGATCAACGACCGCTACGGCCACAGTACGGGTGACCGGGTGCTGGCCGAGGTCGGCCGCAGGCTCGACGCGGCGGTGACCTCGCCGACGGTCACGCTGGCCCGCATCGGCGGCGACGAGTTCGTCGCCTTACTCGCACCCCCATGCGATGACGACACGGTCGGCGCAGCTGCCGTGACCATGCTCGCGACGCTGCGGGAACCAGTGCCGGTCGGTCCCAGCGATCTGCAGTCGATGTCAGCCAGCATCGGCGCCGTGGTCACCCCGGTTGCAGGCGCCAATGCCGAGAAGCTGTTGGACGAGGCCGACGTCGGCCTGTACCGCGCCAAGGCCGCCGGCCGCGGCACCTGGGTACTGCACCGGTCAGACAACGGCCCCACAATCAGGCAGTAG
- a CDS encoding protein kinase domain-containing protein, whose protein sequence is MTDDDPLRTRREVATPATAELAAVGFENAVEIGRGGFGVVYRCWQVALDRTVAVKVLTAQLDEDNRARFVREQRAMGRLTGHPNIVTVLQAGATASGRPYLVMPYHPLDSLDAWIRRRGPLPLEKVLRMGVKIAGALELAHGLGIVHRDVKPGNILLTDFGEPALTDFGNAHVTGGFRTAEGIVTGSPAFTAPEVLDRHRPTAAADVYGLGATLFCALTGHAAFQRRSGENVVTQYLRITTQPMPDLQDSGIPDDVSALVETAMSRDPHERPSAAGLGESIRQAQQRHGFSVDETGRQSDSILERRHRDPPTRGRRPLPAAGTVDSGGNLPFELTSFVGRRTELSAVKNLLSTSRLVTFTGVGGVGKTRLALRAASQAQRDFADGVWLVELAEVSDAALLVDVVAATLGLRDEAPGPLHDVLVKFLGSREILLVLDNCEHMVEAVAKLSEALLRTCPELRILATSREALNIAGEALLRVAPLTVPDQAGEPTLAGLPRFDAVTLFADRAAAAVPGFELDENNKAAVTRICTRLDGLPLAIELAAARIRAMSPEQILQRLDDRYTLLTRGSRTAPTRQQTLRWCVDWGYELCTPAEQRLWARLSVFAVSCELDAVEQVCGVDLAPHSPLDVLSSLVDKSILIREESHAIVRFRMLETMRDYGRQRLRESGEDTELRRRHRDLYQQLALDAQAGWISDRQSYWIARLERELPNLRDALESCLSEDTDEAAKAGLRTAAALHEFWVLRGMYGEGRTWLDRVLAHPGAQSIPDRISALRAACEVAAPQGDFQAAAALLEEGRLLAEQASTPAIQGQLAYAAGIIALASGAAADASAALERAVELLGSNQTAELYISALTILAWSYELRGQMPRATEQYRRVLSITEAQGELLYRSAALRGLGVSAWLQGERDRAQRLLEAALRINRRPNSPVFTAFSIEALAWTTADQGDAQRAAVLMGAAQGKWLVGNSVRAVLRNMSRFHEECERTTRRTLGARRFDGALRQGRGMGMDAAIAYALGEQSTDAASASGASAKLTKRERQVADLVAQGLSNKQIAAELVIAQRTAEGHVEHILTKLGFNSRAQIAAWAADQTKQH, encoded by the coding sequence ATGACCGACGACGATCCGCTGCGCACACGCCGTGAGGTGGCAACGCCCGCCACGGCGGAGTTGGCTGCGGTCGGTTTCGAGAATGCGGTAGAGATCGGCCGCGGTGGTTTCGGGGTGGTGTATCGCTGCTGGCAGGTCGCGCTGGACCGGACGGTGGCGGTGAAGGTGCTGACCGCGCAATTGGACGAAGACAATCGGGCACGGTTCGTCCGGGAGCAGCGGGCGATGGGCCGCTTGACCGGGCATCCGAACATCGTCACCGTGCTGCAGGCCGGTGCCACCGCTAGCGGGCGTCCCTACCTCGTGATGCCTTATCACCCGCTGGATTCCCTGGATGCGTGGATCCGCCGACGCGGTCCGCTTCCGCTGGAGAAGGTGTTGCGGATGGGGGTGAAGATCGCCGGCGCACTGGAGCTCGCGCATGGCCTCGGCATCGTGCATCGGGACGTGAAACCGGGAAATATCCTGCTCACCGACTTCGGCGAGCCGGCTTTGACCGATTTCGGGAATGCCCACGTCACCGGCGGATTTCGAACGGCCGAAGGCATCGTCACCGGATCACCGGCATTCACTGCCCCAGAGGTGCTGGACCGGCACAGGCCGACGGCGGCCGCGGATGTGTACGGGCTCGGCGCGACCCTGTTCTGCGCGTTGACCGGCCATGCCGCGTTCCAGCGTCGCAGTGGTGAGAACGTGGTGACACAGTATCTGCGGATCACCACCCAACCGATGCCGGACCTCCAGGACAGTGGTATCCCCGACGACGTGTCGGCGTTGGTGGAAACCGCGATGAGCCGTGATCCTCACGAACGCCCTTCTGCGGCGGGGCTGGGTGAGAGCATTCGACAGGCGCAGCAGCGCCACGGCTTCTCGGTCGATGAGACCGGCCGACAGTCCGATTCGATTCTCGAGCGTCGGCACCGGGATCCACCAACGAGGGGACGGCGCCCGCTGCCGGCCGCGGGCACCGTGGACAGTGGTGGCAATCTGCCGTTCGAGCTGACCAGTTTTGTCGGCCGACGCACCGAGTTGTCGGCGGTAAAGAATCTGCTGTCCACGTCCCGGCTGGTCACGTTTACCGGAGTCGGGGGTGTCGGCAAGACGCGGCTGGCGCTGCGGGCCGCGTCGCAAGCGCAGCGGGATTTCGCCGACGGGGTGTGGTTGGTCGAACTGGCCGAGGTCTCCGATGCCGCGCTCCTGGTCGATGTCGTGGCGGCCACCCTGGGGTTGCGGGACGAGGCGCCCGGTCCTTTGCACGATGTTCTGGTCAAGTTTCTGGGCTCGCGGGAAATATTGCTCGTTCTGGACAACTGCGAGCACATGGTGGAAGCCGTGGCGAAGTTGAGCGAGGCGTTGCTGCGGACCTGCCCGGAGCTGCGGATTCTCGCCACCAGCCGGGAAGCGTTGAATATCGCAGGGGAGGCGTTGCTACGGGTGGCGCCGCTGACGGTCCCAGATCAGGCCGGGGAGCCGACGCTGGCGGGGCTGCCCCGTTTCGACGCGGTAACGCTGTTCGCCGATCGTGCCGCAGCAGCGGTGCCGGGCTTCGAACTCGACGAGAACAACAAGGCTGCTGTGACCCGGATTTGCACCCGGTTGGATGGGTTGCCGCTGGCGATCGAACTGGCGGCGGCTCGGATACGCGCGATGTCACCCGAGCAGATTCTGCAACGCCTCGATGATCGGTACACGCTGCTCACCCGTGGCAGTCGCACCGCGCCGACCCGGCAGCAGACGCTGCGATGGTGTGTCGATTGGGGCTACGAGTTGTGTACCCCGGCCGAACAGCGGCTGTGGGCCCGGCTGTCGGTGTTCGCCGTGAGTTGCGAACTCGACGCCGTAGAACAGGTATGCGGTGTCGACCTGGCACCGCACAGTCCGCTCGATGTGCTGTCCTCCCTGGTGGACAAGTCGATTCTGATCCGGGAGGAATCGCATGCCATCGTCCGTTTCCGAATGCTCGAGACGATGCGTGACTACGGTCGGCAAAGGCTGCGGGAGTCCGGCGAAGACACCGAGCTGCGCCGACGGCACCGCGACTTGTACCAACAACTAGCGCTGGACGCTCAAGCCGGGTGGATCAGCGACCGGCAGTCCTACTGGATCGCCCGCCTCGAACGTGAGCTGCCCAACCTGCGCGACGCGCTCGAATCCTGCCTTTCCGAGGACACCGACGAGGCAGCCAAAGCTGGGCTGCGAACCGCCGCCGCGCTGCACGAATTCTGGGTCCTTCGCGGAATGTACGGGGAAGGCCGAACCTGGCTCGACCGCGTTCTCGCCCACCCCGGCGCGCAATCGATACCCGACCGCATCAGTGCGCTACGCGCCGCATGCGAGGTTGCCGCGCCACAGGGGGATTTCCAAGCTGCCGCCGCCCTTCTCGAGGAGGGGCGACTGCTCGCCGAACAGGCATCTACCCCCGCTATTCAAGGACAGCTCGCCTACGCCGCCGGCATCATTGCACTCGCCAGCGGCGCAGCGGCCGACGCCTCCGCTGCCCTGGAACGAGCTGTCGAGCTGCTCGGCTCGAACCAGACCGCAGAGCTCTACATCAGTGCCCTGACCATCCTTGCCTGGTCATACGAACTACGCGGCCAGATGCCCCGAGCGACCGAGCAGTACCGCCGAGTACTTTCCATCACCGAAGCGCAGGGCGAATTGCTCTATCGTTCTGCTGCGTTGCGCGGCTTGGGTGTTTCCGCATGGCTGCAAGGCGAACGGGACCGTGCCCAACGGTTGCTCGAGGCGGCATTGCGAATCAACCGACGGCCGAATAGTCCGGTGTTCACCGCGTTCAGTATCGAGGCGTTGGCCTGGACTACCGCCGACCAGGGCGATGCCCAGCGCGCGGCCGTGCTGATGGGGGCAGCCCAGGGAAAATGGCTGGTGGGTAACAGTGTGCGGGCCGTCCTGCGGAATATGTCGCGCTTTCACGAGGAATGCGAGCGGACGACGCGTCGAACTCTCGGCGCTCGCAGATTCGATGGGGCCCTTCGGCAAGGCCGGGGGATGGGTATGGATGCTGCTATTGCGTACGCGCTCGGGGAACAATCCACCGATGCGGCCTCCGCGTCGGGTGCCTCCGCGAAATTGACCAAACGTGAGCGGCAGGTCGCCGACCTCGTCGCCCAAGGACTCAGCAACAAGCAGATCGCCGCCGAGCTGGTGATCGCGCAACGCACGGCCGAAGGTCACGTCGAACACATTCTGACCAAGCTCGGATTCAACTCCCGCGCTCAGATCGCGGCCTGGGCAGCGGACCAAACCAAACAACACTGA
- a CDS encoding glycosyltransferase has translation MAFLRADRMRVLVTLNQFESHFRGLVTLADAISRHGHDVRVAAPEKWGAWLHSNYGVETVDVKIRRADREFDAAIFGLLLDRDIDAFDRMYMTDFLSDRIALRIAEDVLNLSEQWRPDVVLHECSEFGGYLAAEVLGIPHVTVDIGPLQLVRNLHEDLIRPALTTQRAKLGLPEEPSTPGILRHLTVSLTPKEFNNADLDTPLVRYRHEPPVRHNDQLLPDVFTSMPGDRPIVYLSLGSIGPFSPRFRDRMAEIYGEVFKALAELRCTAVVSLPSLYQDIFRSLPPHIHVLPYVPQSLVLANVDLFITHGGLNSMRDTITYGVPHVVLPFFADHPGNARRCETLGTGIHIDPMTVTASDVFTACQTTLDDPAYRQAARALKRHMWALPPQSAFADDLGDLVLGSHREKIE, from the coding sequence ATGGCTTTCTTGCGGGCAGATCGCATGCGCGTGCTGGTGACCCTCAACCAGTTCGAATCCCACTTCCGTGGACTGGTCACACTGGCCGACGCGATAAGCAGGCATGGCCACGATGTCCGCGTTGCGGCACCCGAGAAGTGGGGCGCCTGGCTGCACAGCAACTACGGCGTCGAGACCGTGGACGTGAAGATACGGCGGGCCGACCGCGAGTTCGATGCAGCCATCTTCGGACTTCTGCTCGACCGGGACATAGACGCGTTCGACCGGATGTACATGACGGATTTCCTCAGCGACCGGATCGCCCTGCGTATCGCGGAAGACGTACTGAACCTCTCCGAACAGTGGCGGCCCGATGTCGTCCTGCACGAGTGCTCGGAATTCGGCGGTTACTTGGCCGCGGAGGTGCTCGGAATACCACACGTCACGGTGGATATCGGCCCGCTGCAGCTTGTGCGAAACCTCCACGAAGACCTGATCCGGCCCGCTCTGACCACTCAGCGGGCCAAACTCGGGCTTCCGGAAGAACCGTCGACACCGGGAATCCTGCGGCATCTCACGGTCTCCCTGACGCCGAAAGAATTCAATAACGCCGATCTCGACACCCCACTGGTCCGTTACCGGCACGAACCACCGGTACGTCACAATGATCAACTGCTCCCGGACGTGTTCACGTCGATGCCTGGCGATAGGCCGATCGTCTACCTCTCACTGGGCTCGATCGGACCCTTCTCACCGCGGTTCAGGGATCGAATGGCCGAAATCTATGGGGAGGTCTTCAAGGCCTTGGCCGAGCTCCGGTGTACCGCGGTCGTCTCGCTGCCGTCGCTGTACCAGGACATATTCCGGTCGCTACCGCCACACATCCATGTCCTGCCGTACGTCCCCCAGTCCCTCGTATTGGCGAACGTGGACCTGTTCATCACGCACGGTGGATTGAATTCGATGCGCGACACGATAACCTACGGAGTCCCGCACGTGGTGCTCCCCTTCTTCGCCGATCATCCCGGAAATGCGCGACGCTGTGAAACTCTCGGCACCGGCATCCACATCGATCCCATGACCGTCACCGCTTCGGATGTTTTTACCGCCTGCCAGACGACCCTCGACGACCCCGCCTACCGGCAGGCCGCGCGAGCGCTCAAACGACATATGTGGGCACTGCCGCCACAATCTGCATTCGCCGACGACCTCGGAGATCTCGTTCTAGGCTCGCACCGGGAGAAAATAGAATGA
- the rfbH gene encoding lipopolysaccharide biosynthesis protein RfbH, whose amino-acid sequence MNDRDDLLTIVRRFHNSQTEHQFVAGVTEIQSSGACLDDDDRAAVVEAALDMRIAAGILAHRFENEFARKIGLRKARLTNSGSSANLLAVTALTAPELGDTRLRPGDEVITAAAGFPTTVNPILQNGLKPVFVDIDSSTYNTTPEAVAAAIGPRTRAVVLAHTLGNPFPVAEISALCAEHGMFLIEDNCDAVGSTYQSRATGTFGDLATVSFYPAHHLTTGEGGCVLTNNLITARVVKSLRDWGRDCWCEPGESNKCGKRFNQQLGCLPYGYDHKYIYSHIGYNLKTTDIQAALGLSQLARLDDFCARRRHNWRRLREGLDGIDHLRLPEPTPDSDPSWFGFALTVLPDAPFGRIDIVNFLEGRKIATRGLFAGNLLRHPAYSNIECRISGSLAASDYVADNTFWVGVYPGITDEMTDYMVASIREYVSGYRRSQVRLVETSPEDKR is encoded by the coding sequence ATGAACGATAGAGACGATCTACTCACGATAGTCCGACGGTTCCACAATTCGCAAACCGAGCATCAGTTCGTCGCGGGCGTCACCGAGATCCAATCATCCGGAGCCTGCCTCGATGACGACGACAGGGCCGCTGTCGTCGAGGCCGCGTTGGATATGCGTATCGCGGCGGGAATCCTGGCACATCGATTCGAGAACGAATTCGCCAGAAAAATCGGACTCCGCAAGGCGCGACTCACCAACTCCGGATCATCGGCGAACTTGCTCGCGGTAACCGCATTAACCGCCCCGGAGTTGGGTGATACCCGGCTGCGCCCCGGGGATGAGGTGATTACGGCGGCAGCCGGATTCCCGACGACAGTGAACCCGATACTGCAAAACGGATTGAAACCGGTGTTCGTAGATATCGATTCCTCCACATACAACACGACACCGGAAGCCGTGGCGGCGGCAATCGGCCCGAGAACCCGTGCCGTCGTACTGGCACATACGCTCGGTAACCCGTTTCCTGTGGCAGAGATCTCCGCGTTGTGCGCGGAGCACGGCATGTTCCTGATCGAAGACAATTGCGATGCAGTCGGATCGACATACCAGTCGCGCGCTACCGGCACCTTCGGCGATCTGGCCACCGTCAGCTTCTACCCGGCACACCATTTGACCACAGGTGAGGGCGGATGCGTCCTGACCAACAACCTGATAACAGCTCGCGTCGTGAAGTCTCTGCGGGATTGGGGACGCGACTGCTGGTGCGAGCCGGGTGAAAGCAACAAATGCGGAAAGAGATTCAATCAACAGCTAGGCTGCCTTCCTTACGGATATGACCACAAGTACATCTATTCGCATATCGGCTACAACCTGAAGACAACAGATATCCAGGCTGCGCTCGGGCTCTCCCAGCTGGCCAGACTGGACGATTTCTGCGCCCGCCGGCGTCATAACTGGCGTCGGCTTCGCGAAGGCCTGGACGGGATCGACCATCTCCGCCTGCCGGAACCAACCCCCGACAGCGATCCGAGCTGGTTTGGATTTGCCCTGACGGTGCTGCCGGACGCGCCTTTCGGCCGTATCGATATCGTCAACTTCCTCGAAGGACGCAAAATAGCGACCCGCGGCCTCTTCGCCGGAAATCTCCTCCGCCATCCGGCGTACTCGAACATCGAGTGCCGTATTTCCGGAAGCTTGGCGGCCAGCGACTACGTCGCCGACAACACCTTCTGGGTCGGCGTGTACCCGGGCATAACCGACGAGATGACCGACTACATGGTTGCCTCGATCCGGGAGTACGTTTCCGGCTACCGACGCTCCCAGGTCCGGCTCGTGGAGACCTCGCCCGAGGACAAGCGGTGA
- the rfbD gene encoding dTDP-4-dehydrorhamnose reductase, translating into MNRLVVTGADGLLGSGITRATSPFRRADRQVLGFGSKELDITDATALNDTIGPGDVVINCAAYTGVDAAETEADKAFAVNGFGPGLLARTCANKGARLLHISTAYVFDGSASSPWETWSPTTPLSVYGKSKLAGEEAARAALPDARIVRTMWLYSGTDRDFPAALVRRCSRGEHVAVVTDQIASPTYVDDLVSALVDLVAHPNPPHLLHATGGGAASKYRFARAIIEAAGLDPDLLRPCRTSDFRDAATRPRNAVLSNSSWIDCGLTPLPHWRDGLRRAVRAAVRDIRP; encoded by the coding sequence GTGAACCGGCTGGTGGTCACCGGTGCGGACGGACTGCTCGGCAGCGGGATAACGAGGGCGACGAGCCCGTTTCGTCGTGCCGATCGACAGGTGCTCGGGTTCGGATCGAAAGAACTCGACATCACCGATGCAACGGCGCTGAACGACACCATCGGCCCCGGCGATGTGGTCATCAACTGCGCGGCATACACCGGCGTAGACGCCGCCGAGACCGAAGCCGATAAGGCGTTCGCGGTCAACGGGTTCGGCCCGGGACTGCTGGCCCGAACCTGCGCGAACAAGGGAGCGCGACTGCTGCACATCTCGACCGCGTATGTCTTCGACGGGTCGGCGTCGAGTCCATGGGAAACCTGGTCACCGACCACCCCGTTGAGCGTGTACGGAAAATCCAAGTTGGCGGGTGAGGAGGCCGCCCGAGCAGCGTTGCCCGATGCGCGGATCGTCCGCACCATGTGGCTGTACTCGGGGACCGACCGGGATTTCCCGGCCGCACTCGTGCGCAGATGCTCCCGGGGCGAGCACGTCGCGGTCGTCACCGACCAGATCGCGTCCCCAACCTACGTCGACGATCTCGTGTCCGCTCTGGTCGACCTCGTCGCGCACCCGAATCCACCGCACCTGCTCCACGCGACCGGAGGCGGCGCCGCATCCAAATACCGATTCGCTCGTGCGATTATCGAAGCGGCGGGACTCGATCCGGACCTGTTACGGCCCTGCCGGACATCGGATTTCCGAGATGCCGCAACCCGGCCCCGGAATGCCGTTCTGTCGAATTCATCGTGGATCGACTGCGGCCTTACGCCACTACCACACTGGCGTGACGGACTGCGTCGCGCTGTCAGGGCTGCAGTTCGGGACATCCGGCCGTGA
- a CDS encoding lipase family protein, which produces MTDRKSGAPLYIYHGAYDIWIPIEAAQQLYQQQCARGVPAVFRTEPGEHIIVLFAGFPGATNWLDARLRGEPAPSECLTTPTQSPQPPTSGER; this is translated from the coding sequence TTGACCGACCGAAAATCGGGTGCGCCATTGTACATCTACCACGGCGCATATGACATCTGGATTCCCATCGAAGCAGCCCAACAGCTGTACCAGCAGCAGTGCGCCCGCGGTGTGCCCGCCGTGTTCCGCACCGAGCCCGGCGAGCACATCATCGTGCTGTTCGCCGGATTCCCCGGAGCGACCAACTGGCTCGACGCACGGCTACGTGGCGAACCAGCCCCCAGCGAATGCCTCACCACACCAACGCAATCACCACAACCCCCGACATCCGGCGAACGGTAA